A single Flavobacterium sp. 1 DNA region contains:
- a CDS encoding dCMP deaminase family protein → MEKIKLNKYDKAYLRIATEWGLLSYCKRKQVGAIIVKDRMIISDGYNGTPSGFENCCEDEDGLTRWDVLHAEANAILKVARSTQSCEGATLYITLSPCKECSKLIHQSGIKRVVYHNGYRDDSGLQFLIKAGIEVEHIPVLED, encoded by the coding sequence ATGGAAAAAATAAAATTAAACAAATACGACAAGGCCTATCTTAGGATTGCTACAGAATGGGGTTTGTTGTCCTATTGCAAAAGAAAACAAGTAGGGGCCATTATTGTAAAAGACCGAATGATTATATCTGATGGGTACAATGGAACGCCATCAGGGTTTGAAAACTGCTGTGAAGACGAAGACGGATTAACACGCTGGGATGTTCTGCATGCCGAAGCTAATGCCATATTGAAAGTGGCGAGATCTACACAGTCTTGTGAAGGAGCTACTTTGTATATAACGCTTTCGCCTTGTAAGGAATGCAGTAAGCTTATTCATCAGTCTGGGATAAAAAGAGTGGTTTATCATAATGGTTACCGAGATGATTCTGGATTGCAGTTTTTAATAAAGGCGGGTATAGAAGTAGAACATATCCCCGTTTTAGAAGATTAA
- a CDS encoding MarC family protein has translation MMDFNIKEIITVGMVLFAVIDIVGSIPIIVGLRAKHGHIESEKAALVAGLIMVLFLFIGEEFLSLIGIDVHSFAVAGSFVLFFLALEMILGIRIYRDEEAGSASIVPLAFPLIAGAGTMTTLLSLRSQFHTLNIVIAIVLNIILVYIVLKSSGKIEKMLGQNGLGVIRKTFGVVLLAIAVKLFAANVKGLFL, from the coding sequence TTTCAATATAAAAGAAATAATAACGGTAGGAATGGTTCTTTTTGCTGTAATTGATATCGTAGGATCCATTCCAATCATAGTAGGATTAAGAGCCAAACACGGCCATATTGAATCCGAGAAAGCAGCATTGGTTGCAGGACTCATTATGGTACTGTTTTTATTTATAGGAGAAGAATTTTTGAGTCTCATAGGTATTGACGTACATTCATTTGCAGTAGCAGGATCTTTTGTATTATTTTTTTTAGCATTAGAAATGATTTTGGGAATTCGAATTTATCGAGATGAAGAAGCAGGCTCCGCCTCTATCGTTCCATTAGCTTTCCCACTCATTGCAGGTGCTGGAACAATGACTACTTTACTTTCATTGCGGTCACAATTTCACACTCTAAATATTGTTATCGCCATAGTACTAAACATTATATTAGTTTATATTGTTTTAAAATCTTCTGGAAAAATCGAAAAAATGCTGGGTCAAAATGGACTTGGGGTAATTCGTAAGACATTTGGTGTAGTCCTTTTGGCAATAGCTGTTAAATTATTTGCCGCTAATGTTAAAGGTTTGTTTCTCTAA
- a CDS encoding S41 family peptidase: MKFDNKYLPILIGGIFALGIFIGSLSGSPSSKSFIAKQNTKEKLNKLIDFIDNEYVDDVNTDSIVSLTVDNILAKLDPHSVYIPAQQQAEIAETMKGDFVGIGINFYMFKDSVAVIAPVKNGPSARAGILAGDRILFADKIKLFGRKLPNDSLFATLKGEVGSKIELTVYRKSEHKKMKITIKRDVIPLKSVDVALRLNATTGYIKINRFAETTYAEFIKAMASLKKQGVKSLVIDVRDNGGGYMEEAIAIADEFLKDKTLIVFTKSTKEPTEKMFATEKGSFETGNVFVLINENSASASEILAGAIQDNDRGTIVGRRSFGKGLVQREMDFNDGSAVRLTIARYYTPTGRSIQKPYSKGNEEYFKESDSRFLHGELYKKDSIKVVDSLKFKTKKGKIVYGGGGIVPDVFVPLEAEHGTENVSYLLQSGIVGHFVFEQLDKNRNMFAKMTFDQFQTKINTTDLYFNAFEKYLAQNGLQINLINYKALVKRYVNAEFARQLYGDSYYYKMVLKEDAMIKAVLNPKQ, encoded by the coding sequence ATGAAATTTGATAACAAGTATTTGCCCATATTAATTGGAGGCATTTTTGCCTTAGGCATTTTTATTGGCAGTTTGTCTGGCTCGCCATCATCCAAATCTTTTATTGCTAAACAAAACACTAAAGAAAAACTTAATAAGCTGATTGATTTCATCGATAATGAATATGTTGATGATGTGAATACAGATTCTATTGTAAGCTTAACTGTTGATAATATTTTGGCAAAGTTAGACCCGCATTCGGTGTATATTCCAGCACAGCAGCAAGCAGAAATAGCGGAGACCATGAAAGGAGATTTTGTGGGAATTGGAATTAATTTTTACATGTTTAAAGATTCTGTTGCAGTTATAGCTCCCGTAAAAAATGGTCCTTCTGCTAGAGCGGGTATCTTGGCTGGAGATCGTATTCTGTTTGCGGATAAAATCAAATTATTTGGCCGGAAATTACCTAATGACAGTTTGTTTGCTACTTTAAAGGGAGAAGTTGGTTCTAAAATAGAATTGACAGTTTACCGCAAATCTGAACATAAAAAAATGAAGATCACCATCAAACGTGATGTGATTCCTTTGAAAAGTGTTGATGTTGCCCTGCGGTTAAATGCCACTACTGGCTATATCAAGATAAATCGTTTTGCCGAAACTACTTATGCCGAATTTATAAAAGCTATGGCCAGCTTAAAAAAGCAAGGCGTAAAATCTCTTGTAATTGATGTTCGCGATAATGGCGGAGGATATATGGAAGAAGCAATCGCCATTGCCGATGAGTTTTTGAAAGACAAAACACTGATTGTGTTTACCAAAAGCACAAAAGAACCAACTGAGAAAATGTTTGCTACAGAAAAAGGCAGTTTTGAAACGGGCAATGTATTTGTTTTAATTAATGAAAACAGTGCTTCGGCCAGTGAGATTTTAGCAGGAGCGATACAGGATAATGACCGCGGGACAATCGTAGGAAGGCGCTCTTTTGGTAAAGGGTTGGTGCAGCGGGAAATGGATTTTAATGATGGTTCGGCGGTTCGGCTTACAATTGCCAGATATTATACGCCAACAGGAAGATCTATTCAAAAGCCTTATTCCAAAGGGAATGAAGAATATTTTAAAGAATCGGATTCGCGTTTTTTACACGGAGAATTGTATAAAAAAGACAGTATAAAAGTGGTGGATTCCTTGAAGTTTAAGACTAAAAAAGGAAAAATTGTTTATGGTGGAGGCGGTATTGTTCCTGATGTTTTTGTGCCTTTGGAAGCAGAACATGGAACTGAAAATGTTTCGTATTTATTACAGTCAGGAATTGTAGGGCATTTTGTTTTTGAGCAATTGGATAAAAACAGAAATATGTTTGCAAAAATGACTTTCGATCAGTTTCAAACTAAAATCAATACAACCGATTTATATTTTAATGCCTTTGAAAAGTATCTTGCCCAAAACGGATTGCAGATCAATTTGATTAACTATAAAGCTTTGGTAAAAAGATATGTTAATGCTGAATTTGCCCGACAATTGTATGGCGACAGCTATTATTATAAAATGGTTCTGAAAGAAGATGCTATGATTAAAGCAGTTTTGAATCCAAAACAGTAA
- a CDS encoding FAD-dependent oxidoreductase translates to MFDVLIIGGGVSGMSCAMVLGSAKKKAFVANKKIGIFTHQKTSALQEALFNNAYGIAPGKLGSELLIESIEHLSETYPHITQIPEEKVLKIKGHYPEFTVITNKNTYQTQNIVIGIGSANTFAIEGLMQFVEPHKKTLPEKQRIQLKNTDHKVADGIYVTGTLAGWRSQLAIAAGSGAAVATDLLTLWNGGTQSHSHDSIR, encoded by the coding sequence GTGTTTGATGTATTGATTATAGGCGGAGGTGTTTCAGGAATGTCATGCGCAATGGTATTGGGCTCAGCCAAAAAGAAAGCGTTTGTTGCTAATAAGAAAATTGGGATCTTTACCCACCAGAAGACTTCTGCTCTACAAGAAGCACTTTTCAACAATGCCTATGGAATTGCTCCAGGAAAATTAGGATCTGAATTATTAATCGAAAGTATAGAGCATTTATCCGAAACTTATCCTCATATCACTCAAATCCCCGAAGAAAAAGTATTAAAAATTAAAGGACACTATCCTGAATTTACTGTAATTACTAACAAAAATACGTACCAAACCCAAAATATTGTCATTGGTATAGGCTCTGCCAATACATTTGCTATTGAAGGCTTGATGCAATTTGTAGAACCACACAAAAAAACCTTACCCGAAAAACAAAGAATCCAACTTAAAAACACAGATCATAAAGTAGCTGACGGCATTTATGTGACAGGAACTCTTGCAGGGTGGAGAAGCCAGCTGGCTATTGCCGCAGGAAGCGGTGCCGCTGTTGCTACCGATTTGCTTACTTTATGGAACGGAGGCACACAAAGTCATTCTCACGACAGTATTCGATAA
- a CDS encoding TerB family tellurite resistance protein, with amino-acid sequence MPFSDLFNSENIQKNRGHFSAIVRVAHADGNITEQEQNFLDKLAVALQISKEEYDEILEDPSKYPINAPYLYIERLEALYKLARIVHRDHQLGDLQEHLLVKFALALGFTPGNVNYIVNKALKLVDLQVDEETFLYEMKNMYK; translated from the coding sequence ATGCCTTTTTCAGACTTATTCAACAGTGAAAACATACAAAAGAACCGAGGTCATTTTTCAGCCATTGTCCGTGTAGCCCATGCCGATGGTAATATTACTGAGCAAGAGCAAAATTTTTTGGATAAATTAGCTGTAGCGCTTCAAATTTCTAAGGAAGAATACGACGAGATTTTAGAAGATCCTTCTAAATACCCAATCAACGCACCTTATTTATATATCGAAAGACTGGAAGCTCTCTATAAACTGGCCAGAATTGTACACCGTGATCATCAATTGGGAGACTTACAGGAACACCTATTGGTTAAGTTTGCTCTTGCCTTAGGTTTTACCCCTGGCAATGTAAATTACATAGTAAACAAAGCACTAAAATTAGTAGACTTACAAGTAGATGAAGAAACTTTTTTGTATGAAATGAAAAACATGTATAAATAA
- a CDS encoding HupE/UreJ family protein — MSEFLIYFQIGLKHVLNIHAYDHVLFLIALSVPFSFNDWKRILLLVTVFTLGHTAALFLSVFEIIAVKVNVVELLIPITILITAFYNLFTAGKTSKNGSVNLVFIVTLFFGIIHGLGFSNYFKTLLGGSATSKLLPMCEFALGIEAAQITVVIVVLILSYIVQTVFRFSKRDWALVMSAFIIGVVLPMILENEIWKR; from the coding sequence ATGTCAGAATTTCTAATATACTTTCAGATAGGTTTAAAACATGTATTGAATATACATGCTTATGATCATGTTTTGTTTTTAATTGCATTGTCTGTTCCTTTCTCTTTTAATGACTGGAAAAGAATTTTGCTTTTAGTAACTGTATTTACCTTGGGACATACTGCGGCACTTTTTCTTTCGGTTTTTGAAATTATAGCTGTCAAAGTTAATGTGGTCGAATTGCTGATACCAATTACGATTTTAATAACTGCTTTCTATAATTTATTTACGGCAGGGAAAACCAGTAAAAACGGAAGCGTCAATTTAGTTTTTATAGTAACATTGTTTTTTGGGATCATCCACGGGTTGGGGTTTTCAAATTATTTTAAAACACTATTGGGAGGCAGTGCCACTTCAAAATTATTGCCAATGTGTGAATTTGCATTAGGAATAGAAGCGGCTCAAATTACAGTTGTCATTGTAGTTTTGATTTTGTCTTATATTGTACAGACAGTCTTTCGTTTTTCAAAACGGGATTGGGCATTGGTGATGTCAGCATTTATAATTGGGGTAGTTTTGCCAATGATTTTGGAAAATGAAATCTGGAAGAGATAG